A window of Corallococcus macrosporus DSM 14697 contains these coding sequences:
- a CDS encoding CAP domain-containing protein → MNSRPLAVVVLGAALFTGCGEPEAMPDTPTGEGVVIPPVETQGGSATVTAAAYCDDVATWNAAWTALEDQVLVLVNERRAAGAVCGGVARPPAPPLTNNAQLRCAARKHSKDMGTHNFMSHTGSDGSSPWQRMNWAGYSYRNAAENVAAGYATALAVVNGWMASTGHCNNIMNPALLDIGVGYYNAPSSTYRHYWTQAFGRQ, encoded by the coding sequence ATGAACTCACGTCCTCTTGCTGTCGTCGTCCTGGGCGCCGCGCTGTTCACCGGTTGTGGCGAGCCGGAGGCAATGCCAGACACGCCCACTGGCGAAGGCGTCGTCATCCCGCCGGTGGAGACGCAGGGAGGGTCCGCCACCGTCACCGCCGCCGCGTACTGCGATGACGTGGCGACGTGGAACGCCGCGTGGACGGCCCTCGAAGACCAGGTGCTCGTGCTCGTCAACGAGCGCCGCGCCGCGGGCGCCGTCTGTGGCGGCGTGGCCAGGCCGCCCGCGCCCCCGCTCACCAACAACGCCCAGCTTCGGTGTGCCGCGCGCAAGCACTCCAAGGACATGGGCACCCACAACTTCATGAGCCACACGGGCTCGGACGGCTCCTCGCCCTGGCAGCGGATGAACTGGGCGGGCTACTCGTACCGCAACGCCGCGGAGAACGTCGCGGCGGGCTACGCCACGGCCCTGGCCGTGGTGAACGGCTGGATGGCCAGCACGGGGCACTGCAACAACATCATGAACCCGGCGCTCCTCGACATTGGCGTCGGCTACTACAACGCCCCGTCCAGCACCTACCGGCACTACTGGACGCAGGCCTTCGGCCGGCAGTGA
- a CDS encoding DUF350 domain-containing protein: MAGRSLQGARLASPIMDLVLLFVGLIKVVFGGLVAALGIWLALRGLSRILGANPVEELRQGNVAACLVHAASLVSLGLLVQHAVQATSDALDLTVQNPPLHLMVVGRLVAVAVLHVGLSLGVGVTVLGTGVLLFDRMTPGIDELAEVRKGNVAAALILGAILLVLALLTAPGLQAALNGLIPFPQLPEGTLRAPA, translated from the coding sequence GTGGCCGGGCGCTCACTCCAGGGCGCCCGGCTCGCCTCGCCCATCATGGACCTCGTCCTCCTCTTCGTCGGCCTCATCAAGGTGGTGTTCGGCGGCCTCGTCGCCGCGCTGGGCATCTGGCTCGCGCTGCGCGGGCTGAGCCGCATCCTCGGCGCCAACCCCGTGGAGGAGTTGCGCCAGGGCAACGTCGCCGCCTGCCTCGTCCACGCCGCCAGCCTGGTGTCCCTGGGCCTGCTGGTCCAACACGCGGTGCAGGCCACGTCGGACGCGCTGGACCTCACGGTGCAGAATCCGCCCCTGCACCTGATGGTGGTCGGCCGGCTGGTCGCGGTGGCCGTCCTGCATGTGGGACTGTCATTGGGCGTGGGCGTCACGGTGCTCGGAACGGGTGTGCTGTTGTTCGACCGGATGACGCCGGGCATCGACGAGCTGGCGGAGGTGCGCAAGGGCAACGTCGCGGCGGCGCTCATCCTCGGCGCCATCCTGCTGGTGCTGGCGCTGCTCACGGCGCCGGGGCTTCAGGCGGCGCTCAACGGGCTCATCCCCTTCCCCCAGCTCCCCGAAGGGACGCTGCGCGCGCCCGCGTGA
- a CDS encoding ATP-binding protein has product MDLVLFVGLQGSGKSSLYRQRFEATHVHVSKDLWPHAVRKEARQRRYVAEALAAGRSVVVDNTNPSQEVRAPLIALGREYQARILGYYFASNLEDCLARNALRQGRARVPEVALRATVKQLQRPRLEEGFDSLYYVTIDAEGGLRVEPWKEEPDGPA; this is encoded by the coding sequence ATGGACCTCGTTCTCTTCGTTGGCTTGCAGGGCTCGGGCAAGAGCAGCCTCTACCGGCAGCGTTTCGAGGCCACGCACGTACACGTCAGCAAGGACCTGTGGCCGCATGCCGTCCGCAAGGAGGCCCGGCAGCGCCGGTACGTCGCGGAGGCGCTGGCCGCGGGGCGCTCGGTGGTGGTGGACAACACCAACCCCTCTCAGGAGGTTCGCGCGCCGCTCATCGCCCTGGGACGTGAATACCAGGCACGTATCCTTGGCTACTACTTCGCGTCGAACCTGGAGGATTGCCTGGCGCGCAATGCCTTGCGACAGGGGCGCGCCCGGGTGCCGGAGGTGGCGTTGCGCGCCACGGTGAAGCAGCTCCAGCGGCCCCGGCTGGAGGAGGGCTTCGACTCGCTGTACTACGTGACGATCGACGCCGAGGGTGGGCTCCGCGTCGAACCCTGGAAGGAGGAACCCGATGGCCCCGCGTGA
- a CDS encoding S8 family serine peptidase yields MRMPSSLSPLSLLALGWGLSAPLTALAANPPDARPDIIRSASSLGPARLLIGAEVEKARLAKGLDLAASGAYALATSTGHVFHRTARPIHALKTLEVPRTSVQLHTWQEETANGGRQDHFAYSQGGVALLGRVQTTEYLVRLAHARFDPLRGAQPLVAGVLSADAHNTLHLVQFHATPLPEFRDAITAAGGKVLRFLTDHTFLVEMSPATHKRVATLPYVRWVGAYHPEYRVEGVLRDSLQGRALKLEPQRYSIMVGERGAARQGEVASLVRTLGGTVELVEAGGLRVEATLTQSQLERLVRSNAVQYVDRWGGPGETDNNNVREVGGATYLEGVAGFTGQGVRGEIFDTELRTTHQEWAAPPIIHSTSTTGGFHGSACYSINFARGVDGDARGLIPSGQGIFFRYNESSQFGGPKSRYDINRELIDPAGPYRAVFQTSSVGSTQVTGYTTISAEVDDYLFQYPILSTQSQSNTGTQRSRPQAWAKNIVSVGGMYHYNNANRGDDRWNGGASIGPAADGRLKPDLSYYYDSIRSASNTSNTSYTNFGGTSAATPQTAGHFGLLFQMWHEGVWAGFGGGADVFASRPKMATAKALMINMAHRYNWTAGGSNGDLTRARQGWGTADVKRLYDRAAVTSIINETDTLLPLGTNTYRVAVPAGQKELNVTMVYTDPAGTVGAAQARINDLSLRVTSPSGIVYWGNNGLTASNVSTSGGVSNTVDTVENVFLVEPAAGTWTVEVIGDEIVEDTNLTTRVLDANYALVVSGGRIQ; encoded by the coding sequence ATGCGTATGCCGTCCTCGTTGTCCCCGCTGTCCCTCCTGGCCCTCGGTTGGGGCCTGTCCGCGCCGCTCACGGCGCTCGCGGCGAACCCGCCGGACGCGCGCCCGGACATCATCCGAAGCGCCTCGTCGCTCGGCCCCGCGCGGCTGCTCATCGGCGCCGAGGTGGAGAAGGCCCGCCTCGCCAAGGGGCTCGACCTCGCGGCGAGCGGCGCGTACGCCCTTGCCACGAGCACCGGGCACGTCTTCCACCGGACGGCCCGGCCCATCCATGCCCTGAAGACGCTCGAGGTGCCGCGCACGTCCGTCCAGCTCCACACCTGGCAGGAGGAGACGGCCAACGGCGGGCGCCAGGACCACTTCGCCTACAGCCAGGGCGGCGTGGCGCTGCTGGGCCGCGTGCAGACGACCGAGTACCTGGTGCGGCTGGCGCACGCGCGCTTCGACCCGCTCCGGGGCGCGCAGCCCCTGGTGGCGGGCGTGCTGTCCGCGGACGCGCACAACACGCTGCACCTGGTGCAGTTCCACGCCACGCCCCTGCCGGAGTTCCGCGACGCCATCACGGCCGCGGGGGGCAAGGTGCTGCGCTTCCTCACCGACCACACCTTCCTGGTGGAGATGAGCCCCGCCACGCACAAGCGCGTGGCCACGCTGCCCTACGTGCGCTGGGTGGGCGCGTACCATCCCGAGTACCGGGTGGAGGGCGTGCTGCGTGACTCCCTCCAGGGCCGCGCCCTGAAGCTGGAGCCGCAGCGGTACTCCATCATGGTGGGCGAGCGCGGCGCGGCGCGGCAGGGCGAGGTCGCCTCGCTGGTCCGCACGCTGGGCGGCACGGTGGAGCTCGTCGAGGCGGGCGGCCTGCGCGTGGAGGCCACGCTCACGCAGTCCCAGTTGGAGCGGCTGGTCCGCTCCAACGCCGTGCAGTACGTCGACCGGTGGGGTGGCCCGGGTGAGACGGACAACAACAACGTCCGCGAGGTGGGCGGCGCGACCTACCTGGAGGGCGTGGCGGGCTTCACGGGCCAGGGGGTCCGCGGCGAAATCTTCGACACCGAGCTGCGCACCACGCACCAGGAGTGGGCGGCGCCGCCCATCATCCACAGCACCAGCACCACGGGCGGCTTCCACGGCAGCGCCTGCTACAGCATCAACTTCGCCCGGGGCGTGGACGGCGACGCGCGCGGTCTGATTCCCTCCGGACAGGGCATCTTCTTCCGCTACAACGAGTCCTCCCAGTTCGGCGGCCCCAAGTCCCGCTACGACATCAACCGGGAGCTCATCGACCCGGCCGGACCGTACCGGGCCGTGTTCCAGACCTCCAGCGTGGGCAGCACGCAGGTGACGGGCTACACCACCATCTCCGCGGAGGTGGATGACTACCTGTTCCAGTACCCCATCCTCAGCACGCAGTCGCAGAGCAACACCGGCACCCAGCGCTCGCGCCCGCAGGCGTGGGCGAAGAACATCGTGTCGGTGGGCGGCATGTACCACTACAACAACGCCAACCGCGGGGATGACCGGTGGAACGGCGGCGCGAGCATCGGCCCGGCGGCGGACGGCCGGCTCAAGCCGGACCTGTCGTACTACTACGACTCCATCCGGTCCGCGTCGAACACCAGCAACACGTCCTACACCAACTTCGGCGGCACCAGCGCGGCCACGCCGCAGACGGCCGGGCACTTCGGCCTGCTGTTCCAGATGTGGCACGAGGGCGTCTGGGCGGGCTTCGGCGGCGGGGCGGACGTCTTCGCCAGCCGTCCGAAGATGGCCACGGCGAAGGCGCTGATGATCAACATGGCGCACCGCTACAACTGGACCGCGGGGGGCTCCAACGGCGACCTGACGCGCGCGCGCCAGGGCTGGGGCACCGCGGACGTCAAGCGCCTGTATGACCGCGCCGCCGTGACGAGCATCATCAACGAGACGGACACGCTGCTGCCGCTCGGCACGAACACCTACCGCGTCGCCGTGCCCGCCGGACAGAAGGAGCTCAACGTCACCATGGTCTACACCGACCCCGCCGGCACGGTGGGCGCGGCGCAGGCGCGCATCAACGACCTGTCGCTGCGCGTGACGTCTCCCTCCGGCATCGTCTACTGGGGCAACAACGGCCTGACGGCGAGCAACGTCTCCACGTCGGGTGGCGTGTCGAACACGGTGGACACGGTGGAGAACGTGTTCCTCGTCGAGCCCGCCGCCGGCACCTGGACCGTGGAGGTGATTGGCGACGAAATCGTCGAGGACACGAATCTGACGACGCGCGTGCTGGACGCGAACTACGCGCTGGTCGTGAGCGGCGGGCGCATCCAGTAG
- a CDS encoding DNA gyrase subunit B → MGIPKDFIESIRMRPAMYCGDVGEYGLHHLVYFLLDVAYEEARRGESRDVVLELGGDGSVALCSTSRVVSVENLVAVATGASSLGVRALEGPPDDGWGWGSMLVVSLALSSRYQVDTWADGQQWRLLGEHGRPLGEPSKVTPREPMPVPGARGIRVYFVPDATIFEVLAFDRARLSRRCNELAALAPGLRVSFVGVGNGERSLWHLPGGVAQWAHSLTEAQPRLHPEPIAVDLEWGELRVQCAFQWCEGEAHVLRSFANTVRTVRHGAHVDGLIQALRSALAKLAGTLRREFPWSRVSQGLTAIVAVSGPQRRMAFAGPTKELLAIVGLEDAIRKQLKPRLVERLRNHPVTPKLLARRKPVAR, encoded by the coding sequence ATGGGAATCCCCAAGGACTTCATCGAGTCCATCCGGATGCGCCCCGCGATGTACTGCGGGGATGTTGGCGAGTACGGGTTGCACCACCTCGTCTACTTCCTCCTGGATGTTGCCTACGAAGAGGCTCGCCGTGGGGAGTCTCGGGACGTGGTGTTGGAGTTGGGAGGGGACGGCTCCGTTGCGCTCTGCTCCACGAGCCGCGTGGTGTCTGTCGAAAACCTGGTGGCGGTGGCGACGGGAGCGAGCTCTCTGGGAGTGAGAGCTTTGGAAGGGCCGCCGGATGACGGCTGGGGCTGGGGCAGCATGCTCGTCGTATCCCTGGCCCTGTCTTCACGCTACCAGGTGGACACGTGGGCGGACGGGCAGCAATGGCGTTTGCTCGGAGAACACGGCCGCCCCCTGGGCGAACCGTCCAAGGTGACGCCAAGGGAGCCCATGCCTGTCCCAGGAGCGCGGGGGATACGCGTCTACTTCGTCCCGGACGCCACCATCTTTGAAGTGCTTGCCTTTGACCGGGCCCGCCTCTCCAGGCGCTGTAATGAACTCGCGGCGCTCGCTCCCGGCCTGCGCGTCAGCTTCGTCGGTGTCGGGAACGGTGAGCGCAGCTTGTGGCATCTACCTGGGGGTGTGGCGCAGTGGGCCCACTCCCTCACGGAGGCGCAGCCTCGCCTGCATCCCGAGCCCATCGCTGTCGACCTCGAGTGGGGCGAGCTGCGTGTGCAGTGCGCATTTCAATGGTGCGAGGGCGAGGCGCATGTATTGCGGTCGTTCGCCAATACCGTGCGCACGGTGCGGCATGGTGCACATGTGGATGGGCTCATCCAGGCGCTGAGGAGTGCACTGGCGAAGCTGGCGGGGACGCTCCGGAGGGAGTTCCCCTGGTCGCGGGTGTCTCAGGGGTTGACGGCCATCGTCGCAGTGAGCGGCCCCCAAAGAAGGATGGCGTTCGCAGGGCCTACGAAGGAGCTGCTGGCCATCGTCGGGTTGGAGGATGCCATTCGCAAGCAGCTCAAGCCCCGCTTGGTCGAGCGGCTTCGAAATCACCCCGTGACGCCAAAGCTCCTGGCCCGGCGCAAGCCCGTCGCGAGGTAG
- a CDS encoding AAA domain-containing protein, with product MARDVSFFDQLGSLLAQEREAEKARLAALAQSLTLHEREEHGLSVLDLESIEEEVGLGGRFLVTLGRADRRPLPTRLHNGDLVAVLPRRAEVKEPARALISRATATRIQLAFDRSPPPYVHEGLLRLDVVPNDVTYDRLRAGLQRIKALDKGAERHRREVLLGNEPPRYDKPREFEPTRPLNPEQQDATARALAAEDFFLVHGPPGTGKSTVLAEIAAQAVADGKRLLCTAASNAAVDHLLDLCLDKGLRAIRVGHPARVAARLQEHTLDIVVESHPDRGVSRDLFDEAYSLLGYARRQRTQGRSRERFANARASTSEAKGMLDEARALERKAVRSVLANADVICVTLSSLDSGVLSGEQFDLALLDEATQATEPLALLGFLRAPRVILAGDPQQLPPTVLSQEAAKAGLGVSLFERLLKDHGEGVKRMLREQYRMNARIMDFPSREMYGGELRAHPSVADRTLDAVLTPRADVDAPPVLYLDTAGKGFEEEVEPTTKSLFNPGEAGLVEARVRALLAAGLSPRELAVITPYSAQAHQLRERIEALSPEVEVDTVDAFQGREKDAVIVSLTRSNSEGQLGFLTDLRRMNVALTRARRHLFVVGDSATLSGHPFYARFVEGTQAHGGYRSAWEWPDAQDT from the coding sequence ATGGCACGTGACGTCTCCTTCTTTGACCAGCTCGGCTCGCTCCTCGCCCAGGAGCGCGAGGCCGAGAAAGCCCGCCTGGCCGCGCTCGCCCAGAGCCTCACGCTGCACGAGCGCGAGGAGCACGGCCTGTCCGTCCTGGACCTGGAGTCCATCGAGGAGGAGGTCGGCCTGGGAGGCCGCTTCCTCGTCACGCTGGGCCGCGCGGACCGCCGCCCCCTGCCCACCCGCCTGCACAACGGCGACCTGGTGGCCGTGCTGCCCCGCCGCGCGGAGGTGAAGGAGCCCGCCCGCGCCCTCATCTCCCGCGCCACCGCCACGCGCATCCAGCTCGCCTTCGACCGCTCCCCGCCCCCCTACGTCCACGAGGGCCTGCTGCGCCTGGACGTCGTCCCCAACGACGTCACCTATGACCGGCTGCGCGCCGGGCTCCAGCGCATCAAGGCCCTGGACAAGGGCGCCGAGCGGCACCGGCGCGAGGTCCTCCTGGGCAACGAGCCGCCCCGCTACGACAAGCCCCGCGAGTTCGAGCCCACCCGCCCCCTCAACCCCGAGCAGCAGGACGCCACCGCCCGCGCGCTCGCCGCGGAGGACTTCTTCCTGGTCCACGGCCCCCCGGGCACCGGCAAGTCCACCGTGCTGGCTGAAATCGCCGCCCAGGCCGTGGCGGACGGCAAGCGCCTCTTGTGCACCGCCGCCAGCAACGCCGCCGTGGACCACCTGCTGGACCTGTGCCTGGACAAGGGGCTGCGCGCCATCCGCGTGGGCCACCCCGCCCGCGTGGCCGCGCGCCTCCAGGAGCACACGCTGGACATCGTCGTGGAGTCCCACCCGGACCGCGGCGTCTCCCGCGACCTCTTCGACGAGGCCTACTCCCTGCTGGGCTACGCGCGCCGCCAGCGCACCCAGGGCCGCAGCCGCGAGCGCTTCGCCAACGCCCGCGCCTCCACCAGTGAAGCCAAGGGCATGCTCGACGAGGCCCGCGCCCTGGAGCGCAAGGCCGTGAGGTCCGTGCTCGCCAACGCGGACGTCATCTGCGTGACGCTCTCCAGCCTCGACTCCGGCGTGCTCTCCGGCGAGCAGTTCGACCTGGCCCTGCTCGACGAGGCCACCCAGGCCACCGAGCCCCTGGCGCTGCTCGGCTTCCTGCGCGCGCCCCGCGTCATCCTCGCCGGAGACCCGCAGCAGCTCCCGCCCACCGTCCTCTCCCAGGAGGCCGCGAAGGCGGGCCTGGGCGTGAGCCTCTTCGAGCGGCTGCTCAAGGACCACGGCGAGGGCGTCAAACGCATGCTGCGCGAGCAGTACCGGATGAACGCGCGCATCATGGACTTCCCCTCACGGGAGATGTACGGCGGCGAGCTGCGCGCCCACCCCTCCGTGGCGGACCGCACGCTGGACGCCGTCCTCACGCCCCGCGCGGACGTGGACGCGCCCCCCGTGCTCTACCTGGACACCGCCGGCAAGGGCTTCGAGGAGGAGGTGGAGCCCACCACGAAGAGCCTCTTCAACCCCGGCGAGGCCGGCCTCGTGGAGGCCCGCGTGCGCGCCCTGCTCGCCGCCGGCCTGTCTCCCCGCGAGCTGGCGGTGATTACCCCCTACAGCGCCCAGGCCCACCAACTCCGCGAGCGCATCGAGGCGCTCAGCCCGGAGGTGGAGGTGGACACCGTGGACGCGTTCCAGGGCCGGGAGAAGGACGCCGTCATCGTCTCCCTCACCCGCTCCAACAGCGAGGGCCAGCTCGGCTTCCTCACGGACCTGCGCCGAATGAACGTGGCCCTCACCCGCGCCCGCCGTCACCTCTTCGTCGTCGGTGACTCGGCCACCCTCAGCGGACACCCCTTCTACGCCCGCTTCGTCGAAGGCACCCAGGCCCACGGCGGCTACCGCTCCGCCTGGGAATGGCCCGACGCCCAGGACACCTGA
- a CDS encoding alpha/beta fold hydrolase produces MSDALESLTLDAEGLALHVRQRRAASTPAVLFLHGWLDHSHSFDALLPHLPASWRLVLLDFRGMGRSAHVGPGATYQFSDYALDVEATLDGLGLDAVHLVGHSLGGIVSQAYAAARPERVQSVTLIESLGPAGGPAEGALERLRSALKDARRPPNRKRYPTVEAAAARLLENSPTLTRDAALYLARHGTEPFEGGVAFTFDPRHRRRFGMGYDEAQWLALQAGIACPLQLLLATGGLRHDEGLMRSRVQALHTLAHPPLHIPGGHHVHMEQPAVVAEALLRLIR; encoded by the coding sequence GTGTCCGACGCGCTCGAATCCCTCACCCTTGATGCCGAAGGCCTGGCGCTGCACGTTCGCCAGCGCCGCGCCGCTTCCACGCCCGCCGTCCTGTTCCTGCACGGCTGGCTGGACCACTCCCACAGCTTCGATGCCCTCCTCCCGCACCTGCCGGCCTCGTGGCGGCTGGTGCTGCTCGACTTCCGGGGCATGGGCCGCAGCGCCCACGTGGGCCCCGGCGCCACCTACCAGTTCAGCGACTACGCGCTGGACGTGGAGGCCACGCTGGACGGGCTGGGCCTGGACGCGGTGCACCTGGTGGGGCACTCGCTGGGTGGCATCGTCTCCCAGGCCTACGCCGCCGCGCGGCCCGAGCGCGTCCAGAGCGTGACGCTCATCGAGAGCCTGGGCCCGGCGGGTGGCCCCGCGGAAGGCGCCCTGGAGCGGCTGCGCAGCGCCCTGAAGGACGCGCGCCGCCCGCCCAACCGCAAGCGCTACCCCACCGTGGAGGCCGCCGCGGCGAGGCTGCTCGAAAACAGCCCCACGCTGACCCGGGACGCGGCGCTGTACCTGGCCCGACACGGGACGGAGCCCTTCGAGGGCGGCGTGGCCTTCACCTTCGACCCGCGCCACCGCCGCCGCTTCGGCATGGGCTACGACGAGGCCCAGTGGCTGGCGCTCCAGGCCGGCATCGCCTGCCCTCTCCAGCTCCTCCTCGCCACCGGCGGCCTGCGCCACGATGAAGGCCTGATGCGGAGCCGCGTCCAGGCGCTCCACACGCTCGCCCACCCGCCGCTCCACATCCCCGGTGGACACCACGTCCACATGGAACAACCCGCGGTAGTCGCGGAGGCGCTACTTCGCCTCATCCGCTGA
- a CDS encoding choice-of-anchor D domain-containing protein: MRMGLTGRGLTLALLVALGTACHEGKETRAVQATAVVDSNLLDFGEVPVGEWREREVRIRNVGYVPFSALDALGLANNPSFEVELTEGARVMPGESHVVLVRFHPLTEGLATETVHVTTDANQGQEARVQVMGMGTPTQIGVEPPLLDYETLEVDSERTLEVTVTNPVDLPLTLSVAGTHAEPFTADTVTIPPLSSRKVSTKYLPRALGNMGARLEILSCAGCTPSTVELKGNSVASAFVFDPAPVPFDLTPVHERTQSFTRARNITWRPVTVERLVTSDHAFVPVSRPEGSTVGPGETVEMQMEFAARYSGPNVGDLTVHYTSDKARQSQVILDARGGRPTLAVTPVALDFGEVPVGGKVERVIRISNAGTNGNLLFTGVASGGDSPQFSVDVPTRGAEAYPWSGGVWPVLEANPGLPIAPGADALELKVYFEPTAAGTWTASLRVRSDDLFNPEREIILTGRARATAPCVYELVPQPLMDFGNVTPGRGAVLGFQFRNPGSAECAVKDIHISNDGGGVFFMPGGRLTGGVVAYDTGFSAMVAFRPQAEGDYTGELQLTVSNPAAPTVRLPLRGVSRQSCLVATPSFVDFGPIRYDCAAMPRKTYVANRCSSPITVTGADIGHGTSNQFSLVTPMTAPVTLGPGEGFELEVGYARNVHGQHFSPLYLRTANEPSPYLVPLLAETNHEGIQVDRYTQGTDSQLDVLFVVSNTTTMQPYQERLQAAIPQWLQTAQTNGVDVRVGVTSTGLVARGPQCGGGANGGEAGRLFPVDGSRPRVVSSTSANAAADIQANLGVGMCHNLVQGLETMRQALSAPLSEQMDDLRTPQPNDGNAGFLRAAARMAVVVLADEDDNSGFGPESYIQFLQTLKGTGMSHRSQLYGLVPTDAACATAGSGAPRFTAVAQGTGGQVANVCGQSYDGLLEQVIQRAGEPQADFPLTAAPTGLGEMSVRIQGQPVPATQWVYDAEQNAIVFQPGAIPLAGQSVEVRYRSVCAAP, from the coding sequence ATGCGGATGGGGCTGACAGGGCGTGGACTCACACTGGCGTTGCTCGTGGCGCTCGGGACGGCATGTCACGAGGGGAAGGAGACCCGCGCGGTGCAGGCCACCGCGGTGGTGGACTCGAACCTCCTCGACTTCGGCGAAGTGCCCGTGGGTGAGTGGCGGGAACGGGAGGTCCGCATCCGCAACGTCGGCTACGTGCCCTTCTCCGCCCTGGACGCGCTGGGCCTGGCCAACAACCCGTCCTTCGAGGTGGAGCTGACGGAAGGCGCTCGGGTGATGCCGGGCGAGTCCCACGTGGTGCTCGTGCGCTTCCACCCCCTCACCGAGGGCCTGGCGACGGAGACGGTGCACGTCACCACGGACGCCAACCAGGGCCAGGAGGCCCGGGTGCAGGTGATGGGCATGGGCACGCCCACCCAGATTGGCGTGGAGCCGCCCCTCCTGGACTACGAGACGCTCGAGGTGGACAGCGAGCGGACGCTGGAAGTCACGGTGACGAACCCGGTGGACCTGCCGCTGACGCTGTCCGTCGCCGGCACGCATGCGGAGCCGTTCACCGCGGACACCGTCACCATCCCGCCGCTGTCCTCGCGGAAGGTGAGCACCAAATACCTGCCTCGCGCGCTGGGCAACATGGGCGCGCGCCTGGAGATTCTCTCCTGTGCGGGCTGCACGCCGTCCACCGTGGAGCTGAAGGGCAACTCGGTGGCCTCCGCCTTCGTGTTCGACCCGGCGCCCGTCCCCTTCGACTTGACTCCGGTGCACGAGCGCACGCAGTCCTTCACGCGCGCGCGCAACATCACCTGGCGCCCCGTCACCGTGGAGCGGCTGGTCACCAGCGACCATGCCTTCGTGCCGGTTTCCCGGCCGGAGGGCTCCACCGTCGGGCCGGGCGAAACCGTGGAGATGCAGATGGAGTTCGCGGCGCGCTACTCCGGCCCCAACGTGGGCGACCTCACGGTGCACTACACGTCCGACAAGGCGCGCCAGTCGCAGGTGATTCTGGACGCGCGCGGCGGCCGGCCCACGCTGGCGGTGACGCCGGTGGCGCTGGACTTCGGCGAGGTGCCGGTGGGCGGCAAGGTGGAGCGCGTCATCCGCATCTCCAACGCGGGCACCAACGGCAACCTCCTCTTCACCGGCGTGGCGTCGGGCGGGGACAGCCCCCAGTTCAGCGTGGACGTGCCCACGCGCGGCGCCGAGGCCTACCCGTGGAGCGGCGGCGTCTGGCCCGTGCTGGAGGCCAACCCGGGGCTGCCCATCGCCCCCGGCGCGGACGCGCTGGAGCTGAAGGTCTACTTCGAGCCCACCGCCGCGGGCACGTGGACGGCCTCGCTGCGCGTGCGCTCGGATGACCTGTTCAACCCGGAGCGCGAAATCATCCTCACCGGCCGCGCGCGCGCCACCGCGCCGTGCGTCTACGAGCTGGTGCCGCAGCCCCTCATGGACTTCGGCAACGTGACGCCGGGCCGCGGCGCGGTGCTGGGCTTCCAGTTCCGCAACCCGGGCAGCGCCGAGTGCGCCGTGAAGGACATCCACATCAGCAATGACGGCGGCGGCGTCTTCTTCATGCCCGGCGGCCGGCTCACCGGCGGCGTGGTGGCGTACGACACGGGCTTCAGCGCCATGGTGGCCTTCCGGCCGCAGGCGGAGGGCGACTACACCGGCGAGCTGCAGCTCACGGTGAGCAACCCGGCCGCGCCCACGGTGCGCCTGCCGCTGAGGGGCGTGTCCCGGCAGAGCTGCCTGGTGGCGACCCCGTCCTTCGTGGACTTCGGGCCCATCCGCTACGACTGCGCCGCGATGCCCCGGAAGACGTACGTGGCCAACCGGTGCAGCAGCCCCATCACCGTGACGGGCGCGGACATCGGCCACGGCACCAGCAACCAGTTCTCGCTGGTGACGCCCATGACGGCCCCCGTCACCCTGGGGCCGGGCGAGGGCTTCGAGCTGGAGGTGGGCTACGCGCGCAACGTGCACGGCCAGCACTTCAGCCCGCTGTACCTGCGCACGGCCAACGAGCCGTCGCCCTACCTGGTGCCGCTGCTGGCGGAGACGAACCACGAGGGCATCCAGGTGGACCGCTACACGCAGGGCACCGACAGCCAGCTGGACGTCCTCTTCGTGGTGTCCAACACCACCACCATGCAGCCGTACCAGGAGCGCCTGCAGGCGGCGATTCCGCAGTGGCTCCAGACGGCCCAGACGAACGGCGTGGACGTGCGCGTGGGCGTCACCAGCACGGGCCTGGTGGCCCGGGGTCCGCAGTGCGGCGGCGGCGCCAACGGCGGCGAGGCCGGGCGCCTCTTCCCGGTGGACGGCAGCCGGCCCCGCGTGGTGTCCAGCACCAGCGCCAACGCGGCCGCGGACATCCAGGCCAACCTGGGCGTGGGCATGTGCCACAACCTGGTGCAGGGCCTGGAGACGATGCGCCAGGCGCTCTCCGCGCCCCTGTCCGAGCAGATGGACGACTTGCGCACCCCGCAGCCCAACGACGGCAACGCCGGCTTCCTCCGCGCCGCGGCCCGCATGGCGGTGGTGGTGCTGGCCGACGAGGACGACAACTCCGGCTTCGGCCCGGAGAGCTACATCCAGTTCCTCCAGACGCTGAAGGGCACCGGCATGTCGCACCGCAGCCAGCTCTACGGCCTGGTGCCCACCGACGCGGCCTGCGCCACCGCGGGCAGCGGGGCGCCCCGCTTCACCGCCGTGGCCCAGGGCACGGGCGGCCAGGTGGCCAACGTCTGCGGCCAGAGCTACGACGGGCTGCTGGAGCAGGTCATCCAGCGCGCCGGTGAGCCGCAGGCGGACTTCCCGCTCACCGCGGCGCCCACGGGCCTGGGGGAGATGAGCGTGCGCATCCAGGGCCAGCCGGTGCCCGCGACGCAGTGGGTCTACGACGCGGAGCAGAACGCCATCGTCTTCCAGCCCGGGGCCATCCCCCTGGCCGGCCAGTCCGTGGAGGTCCGCTACCGCAGCGTCTGCGCGGCCCCGTAG